From Scatophagus argus isolate fScaArg1 chromosome 2, fScaArg1.pri, whole genome shotgun sequence, a single genomic window includes:
- the trim25 gene encoding E3 ubiquitin/ISG15 ligase TRIM25 isoform X1 — MAEMDSSPISLINLEDELTCSICLSTFDCPVTTPCGHNFCQDCLLATWKDSDYSCPQCRTLFTTKPELKKNTVLSTVVEAFNVKLRMSEVSPTVEESKAKKEDVIRCDTCMEAEASQTCLTCMASFCEEHLRPHRENPIFRLHQLTEPVGDLLERICSDHHKLMEFFCNQHGRPICSICLQQAHKGCSFISPEEQRNVKESDLRGKLSLLDGKIEKNQNVLSQMMGVQNKLKDSATNRKKALAADYQQMRDMLARDERDALNAVDHELESGQTKLKDLMKKFTENVDVMSKAKEDIHRLLSQSQTLAFLQASFALPRATNFEPHTPRINLDSKKVMANQAFVAALKGHLTEIFNEPVEARLQKLQPELDTDVVTSGEKAVPVTGSTEPHPKYEPTQPQKQKKKPRAHSPGGPRLPPFLQTVPVPVYMGPHGYYNPPQYAQGLQPAPGQPRPSSGSQPKAGPKKKPQKDTKKASQSTEDNMGNKKRFNSVENLLDKIRDCTADESQEKPDTSGIPTDITTAEKRSELLKYATVLTLDPKTAHRRIALCEDFTKASVSDEHLNYPDSPERFAVCSQVLASKGFSRGRHYWEIRLSGNNFIGIGLAYGSIDRKGPTSRLGRNAQSWCVEWFNVKLSAWYDSRETVLANPNPKRVGVLLDCEEGTATFYNVADRAYPFHSFVFPFAEAVYPAFWIFSSGSYITLCKMQA; from the exons ATGGCCGAAATGGACAGCAGTCCGATTTCTCTGATAAATCTGGAGGATGAGCTGACCTGCAGCATCTGTCTGAGTACGTTCGACTGTCCGGTCACCACCCCGTGTGGACACAACTTCTGCCAGGACTGTCTTCTTGCCACCTGGAAGGACTCAGACTACAGCTGTCCTCAGTGTCGGACCCTCTTCACCACCAAACCGGAGCTGAAGAAGAACACGGTCCTCAGCACCGTCGTGGAGGCCTTCAATGTGAAGTTGAGGATGAGCGAAGTCAGCCCGACTGTAGAGGAGAGCAAAGCCAAGAAAGAGGATGTCATACGCTGTGATACATGTATGGAGGCAGAGGCGTCCCAGACCTGCCTCACCTGCATGGCCTCTTTCTGTGAGGAGCACCTGAGGCCTCACCGGGAAAACCCAATTTTCCGTCTCCACCAGCTGACTGAGCCTGTCGGCGACCTGTTGGAGCGTATCTGCTCGGACCACCACAAGCTTATGGAGTTTTTCTGCAACCAACATGGCCGACCAATCTGCAGCATCTGCCTACAGCAAGCCCACAAAGGCTGCTCCTTCATTTCTCCTGAGGAGCAGAGGAACGTGAAGGAG TCTGACCTGAGAGGCAAGTTGAGCTTGCTGGATGGGAAGATTGAGAAGAATCAAAATGTTCTCTCTCAAATGATGGGCGTGCAGAACAAGCTAAAG GACTCAGCGACCAACAGGAAAAAAGCTTTGGCAGCTGATTATCAGCAGATGCGCGATATGTTGGCTCGAGATGAGCGTGATGCTCTGAATGCAGTGGACCACGAGCTGGAGAGTGGTCAGACCAAACTCAAGGATCTCATGAAGAAGTTCACAGAGAATGTTGATGTTATGAGCAAAGCTAAAGAAGATATCCACCGTCTGCTGAGTCAGTCCCAAACTCTGGCCTTCCTACAG GCTTCATTTGCCCTACCCCGAGCCACGAACTTTGAACCTCACACCCCTCGAATCAACCTGGACTCTAAGAAGGTGATGGCAAATCAGGCTTTCGTTGCTGCTCTGAAGGGGCATCTGACAGAGATCTTTAACGAGCCTGTTGAGGCCAGACTACAGAAACTTCAACCAG AACTTGACACTGACGTTGTTACGTCTG GTGAAAAAGCAGTTCCTGTCACAGGAAGTACTGAACCTCATCCAAAATATG AACCAACACAGCctcaaaagcagaaaaagaagccGAGGGCTCACAGTCCAGGAGGTCCACGTCTACCGCCATTCCTCCAGACAGTTCCTGTACCTGTTTACATGGGGCCACATGGATACTATAATCCACCTCAGTATGCACAGG GCCTGCAACCAGCACCAGGGCAACCTAGACCCAGTTCAGGTTCTCAACCCAAAGCAGGCCCAAAGAAGAAACCTCAAA AAGATACCAAAAAAGCTTCCCAGTCCACTGAAGACAATATGGGAAATAAGAAGCGATTTAATTCAGTGGAAAACCTGTTGGACAAAATCAGAGATTGTACTGCAGATGAATCCCAAGAAAAACCAG ACACTTCAGGCATTCCCACTGACATAACAACTGCTGAGAAAAGAAGCGAACTTTTGAAAT ATGCCACAGTACTCACCTTGGATCCAAAAACAGCCCACAGACGCATCGCACTGTGTGAGGACTTCACTAAGGCTTCTGTGTCAGATGAGCACTTAAATTACCCCGACTCCCCTGAACGCTTCGCTGTCTGCTCCCAGGTGCTCGCCTCCAAGGGTTTCTCTAGGGGGCGTCACTACTGGGAAATCCGACTGAGCGGCAACAACTTCATTGGCATTGGCTTGGCTTACGGCAGCATTGACCGCAAAGGCCCCACCAGTCGACTGGGCCGCAACGCTCAGTCCTGGTGTGTCGAGTGGTTCAACGTCAAGCTGTCGGCTTGGTATGACAGCCGTGAGACCGTGCTGGCCAATCCCAATCCAAAGCGCGTAGGTGTGCTGTTGGATTGTGAGGAGGGCACTGCTACGTTCTATAACGTGGCAGACAGGGCATATCCCTTCCACTCCTTTGTGTTCCCCTTTGCTGAAGCGGTCTATCCAGCTTTCTGGATTTTCTCAAGTGGCTCCTATATTACTTTGTGCAAGATGCAGGCATGA
- the trim25 gene encoding E3 ubiquitin/ISG15 ligase TRIM25 isoform X2, with translation MAEMDSSPISLINLEDELTCSICLSTFDCPVTTPCGHNFCQDCLLATWKDSDYSCPQCRTLFTTKPELKKNTVLSTVVEAFNVKLRMSEVSPTVEESKAKKEDVIRCDTCMEAEASQTCLTCMASFCEEHLRPHRENPIFRLHQLTEPVGDLLERICSDHHKLMEFFCNQHGRPICSICLQQAHKGCSFISPEEQRNVKESDLRGKLSLLDGKIEKNQNVLSQMMGVQNKLKDSATNRKKALAADYQQMRDMLARDERDALNAVDHELESGQTKLKDLMKKFTENVDVMSKAKEDIHRLLSQSQTLAFLQASFALPRATNFEPHTPRINLDSKKVMANQAFVAALKGHLTEIFNEPVEARLQKLQPELDTDVVTSGEKAVPVTGSTEPHPKYEPTQPQKQKKKPRAHSPGGPRLPPFLQTVPVPVYMGPHGYYNPPQYAQGLQPAPGQPRPSSGSQPKAGPKKKPQNTKKASQSTEDNMGNKKRFNSVENLLDKIRDCTADESQEKPDTSGIPTDITTAEKRSELLKYATVLTLDPKTAHRRIALCEDFTKASVSDEHLNYPDSPERFAVCSQVLASKGFSRGRHYWEIRLSGNNFIGIGLAYGSIDRKGPTSRLGRNAQSWCVEWFNVKLSAWYDSRETVLANPNPKRVGVLLDCEEGTATFYNVADRAYPFHSFVFPFAEAVYPAFWIFSSGSYITLCKMQA, from the exons ATGGCCGAAATGGACAGCAGTCCGATTTCTCTGATAAATCTGGAGGATGAGCTGACCTGCAGCATCTGTCTGAGTACGTTCGACTGTCCGGTCACCACCCCGTGTGGACACAACTTCTGCCAGGACTGTCTTCTTGCCACCTGGAAGGACTCAGACTACAGCTGTCCTCAGTGTCGGACCCTCTTCACCACCAAACCGGAGCTGAAGAAGAACACGGTCCTCAGCACCGTCGTGGAGGCCTTCAATGTGAAGTTGAGGATGAGCGAAGTCAGCCCGACTGTAGAGGAGAGCAAAGCCAAGAAAGAGGATGTCATACGCTGTGATACATGTATGGAGGCAGAGGCGTCCCAGACCTGCCTCACCTGCATGGCCTCTTTCTGTGAGGAGCACCTGAGGCCTCACCGGGAAAACCCAATTTTCCGTCTCCACCAGCTGACTGAGCCTGTCGGCGACCTGTTGGAGCGTATCTGCTCGGACCACCACAAGCTTATGGAGTTTTTCTGCAACCAACATGGCCGACCAATCTGCAGCATCTGCCTACAGCAAGCCCACAAAGGCTGCTCCTTCATTTCTCCTGAGGAGCAGAGGAACGTGAAGGAG TCTGACCTGAGAGGCAAGTTGAGCTTGCTGGATGGGAAGATTGAGAAGAATCAAAATGTTCTCTCTCAAATGATGGGCGTGCAGAACAAGCTAAAG GACTCAGCGACCAACAGGAAAAAAGCTTTGGCAGCTGATTATCAGCAGATGCGCGATATGTTGGCTCGAGATGAGCGTGATGCTCTGAATGCAGTGGACCACGAGCTGGAGAGTGGTCAGACCAAACTCAAGGATCTCATGAAGAAGTTCACAGAGAATGTTGATGTTATGAGCAAAGCTAAAGAAGATATCCACCGTCTGCTGAGTCAGTCCCAAACTCTGGCCTTCCTACAG GCTTCATTTGCCCTACCCCGAGCCACGAACTTTGAACCTCACACCCCTCGAATCAACCTGGACTCTAAGAAGGTGATGGCAAATCAGGCTTTCGTTGCTGCTCTGAAGGGGCATCTGACAGAGATCTTTAACGAGCCTGTTGAGGCCAGACTACAGAAACTTCAACCAG AACTTGACACTGACGTTGTTACGTCTG GTGAAAAAGCAGTTCCTGTCACAGGAAGTACTGAACCTCATCCAAAATATG AACCAACACAGCctcaaaagcagaaaaagaagccGAGGGCTCACAGTCCAGGAGGTCCACGTCTACCGCCATTCCTCCAGACAGTTCCTGTACCTGTTTACATGGGGCCACATGGATACTATAATCCACCTCAGTATGCACAGG GCCTGCAACCAGCACCAGGGCAACCTAGACCCAGTTCAGGTTCTCAACCCAAAGCAGGCCCAAAGAAGAAACCTCAAA ATACCAAAAAAGCTTCCCAGTCCACTGAAGACAATATGGGAAATAAGAAGCGATTTAATTCAGTGGAAAACCTGTTGGACAAAATCAGAGATTGTACTGCAGATGAATCCCAAGAAAAACCAG ACACTTCAGGCATTCCCACTGACATAACAACTGCTGAGAAAAGAAGCGAACTTTTGAAAT ATGCCACAGTACTCACCTTGGATCCAAAAACAGCCCACAGACGCATCGCACTGTGTGAGGACTTCACTAAGGCTTCTGTGTCAGATGAGCACTTAAATTACCCCGACTCCCCTGAACGCTTCGCTGTCTGCTCCCAGGTGCTCGCCTCCAAGGGTTTCTCTAGGGGGCGTCACTACTGGGAAATCCGACTGAGCGGCAACAACTTCATTGGCATTGGCTTGGCTTACGGCAGCATTGACCGCAAAGGCCCCACCAGTCGACTGGGCCGCAACGCTCAGTCCTGGTGTGTCGAGTGGTTCAACGTCAAGCTGTCGGCTTGGTATGACAGCCGTGAGACCGTGCTGGCCAATCCCAATCCAAAGCGCGTAGGTGTGCTGTTGGATTGTGAGGAGGGCACTGCTACGTTCTATAACGTGGCAGACAGGGCATATCCCTTCCACTCCTTTGTGTTCCCCTTTGCTGAAGCGGTCTATCCAGCTTTCTGGATTTTCTCAAGTGGCTCCTATATTACTTTGTGCAAGATGCAGGCATGA
- the trim25 gene encoding E3 ubiquitin/ISG15 ligase TRIM25 isoform X3: MAEMDSSPISLINLEDELTCSICLSTFDCPVTTPCGHNFCQDCLLATWKDSDYSCPQCRTLFTTKPELKKNTVLSTVVEAFNVKLRMSEVSPTVEESKAKKEDVIRCDTCMEAEASQTCLTCMASFCEEHLRPHRENPIFRLHQLTEPVGDLLERICSDHHKLMEFFCNQHGRPICSICLQQAHKGCSFISPEEQRNVKESDLRGKLSLLDGKIEKNQNVLSQMMGVQNKLKDSATNRKKALAADYQQMRDMLARDERDALNAVDHELESGQTKLKDLMKKFTENVDVMSKAKEDIHRLLSQSQTLAFLQASFALPRATNFEPHTPRINLDSKKVMANQAFVAALKGHLTEIFNEPVEARLQKLQPGEKAVPVTGSTEPHPKYEPTQPQKQKKKPRAHSPGGPRLPPFLQTVPVPVYMGPHGYYNPPQYAQGLQPAPGQPRPSSGSQPKAGPKKKPQKDTKKASQSTEDNMGNKKRFNSVENLLDKIRDCTADESQEKPDTSGIPTDITTAEKRSELLKYATVLTLDPKTAHRRIALCEDFTKASVSDEHLNYPDSPERFAVCSQVLASKGFSRGRHYWEIRLSGNNFIGIGLAYGSIDRKGPTSRLGRNAQSWCVEWFNVKLSAWYDSRETVLANPNPKRVGVLLDCEEGTATFYNVADRAYPFHSFVFPFAEAVYPAFWIFSSGSYITLCKMQA; the protein is encoded by the exons ATGGCCGAAATGGACAGCAGTCCGATTTCTCTGATAAATCTGGAGGATGAGCTGACCTGCAGCATCTGTCTGAGTACGTTCGACTGTCCGGTCACCACCCCGTGTGGACACAACTTCTGCCAGGACTGTCTTCTTGCCACCTGGAAGGACTCAGACTACAGCTGTCCTCAGTGTCGGACCCTCTTCACCACCAAACCGGAGCTGAAGAAGAACACGGTCCTCAGCACCGTCGTGGAGGCCTTCAATGTGAAGTTGAGGATGAGCGAAGTCAGCCCGACTGTAGAGGAGAGCAAAGCCAAGAAAGAGGATGTCATACGCTGTGATACATGTATGGAGGCAGAGGCGTCCCAGACCTGCCTCACCTGCATGGCCTCTTTCTGTGAGGAGCACCTGAGGCCTCACCGGGAAAACCCAATTTTCCGTCTCCACCAGCTGACTGAGCCTGTCGGCGACCTGTTGGAGCGTATCTGCTCGGACCACCACAAGCTTATGGAGTTTTTCTGCAACCAACATGGCCGACCAATCTGCAGCATCTGCCTACAGCAAGCCCACAAAGGCTGCTCCTTCATTTCTCCTGAGGAGCAGAGGAACGTGAAGGAG TCTGACCTGAGAGGCAAGTTGAGCTTGCTGGATGGGAAGATTGAGAAGAATCAAAATGTTCTCTCTCAAATGATGGGCGTGCAGAACAAGCTAAAG GACTCAGCGACCAACAGGAAAAAAGCTTTGGCAGCTGATTATCAGCAGATGCGCGATATGTTGGCTCGAGATGAGCGTGATGCTCTGAATGCAGTGGACCACGAGCTGGAGAGTGGTCAGACCAAACTCAAGGATCTCATGAAGAAGTTCACAGAGAATGTTGATGTTATGAGCAAAGCTAAAGAAGATATCCACCGTCTGCTGAGTCAGTCCCAAACTCTGGCCTTCCTACAG GCTTCATTTGCCCTACCCCGAGCCACGAACTTTGAACCTCACACCCCTCGAATCAACCTGGACTCTAAGAAGGTGATGGCAAATCAGGCTTTCGTTGCTGCTCTGAAGGGGCATCTGACAGAGATCTTTAACGAGCCTGTTGAGGCCAGACTACAGAAACTTCAACCAG GTGAAAAAGCAGTTCCTGTCACAGGAAGTACTGAACCTCATCCAAAATATG AACCAACACAGCctcaaaagcagaaaaagaagccGAGGGCTCACAGTCCAGGAGGTCCACGTCTACCGCCATTCCTCCAGACAGTTCCTGTACCTGTTTACATGGGGCCACATGGATACTATAATCCACCTCAGTATGCACAGG GCCTGCAACCAGCACCAGGGCAACCTAGACCCAGTTCAGGTTCTCAACCCAAAGCAGGCCCAAAGAAGAAACCTCAAA AAGATACCAAAAAAGCTTCCCAGTCCACTGAAGACAATATGGGAAATAAGAAGCGATTTAATTCAGTGGAAAACCTGTTGGACAAAATCAGAGATTGTACTGCAGATGAATCCCAAGAAAAACCAG ACACTTCAGGCATTCCCACTGACATAACAACTGCTGAGAAAAGAAGCGAACTTTTGAAAT ATGCCACAGTACTCACCTTGGATCCAAAAACAGCCCACAGACGCATCGCACTGTGTGAGGACTTCACTAAGGCTTCTGTGTCAGATGAGCACTTAAATTACCCCGACTCCCCTGAACGCTTCGCTGTCTGCTCCCAGGTGCTCGCCTCCAAGGGTTTCTCTAGGGGGCGTCACTACTGGGAAATCCGACTGAGCGGCAACAACTTCATTGGCATTGGCTTGGCTTACGGCAGCATTGACCGCAAAGGCCCCACCAGTCGACTGGGCCGCAACGCTCAGTCCTGGTGTGTCGAGTGGTTCAACGTCAAGCTGTCGGCTTGGTATGACAGCCGTGAGACCGTGCTGGCCAATCCCAATCCAAAGCGCGTAGGTGTGCTGTTGGATTGTGAGGAGGGCACTGCTACGTTCTATAACGTGGCAGACAGGGCATATCCCTTCCACTCCTTTGTGTTCCCCTTTGCTGAAGCGGTCTATCCAGCTTTCTGGATTTTCTCAAGTGGCTCCTATATTACTTTGTGCAAGATGCAGGCATGA
- the LOC124066438 gene encoding E3 ubiquitin/ISG15 ligase TRIM25-like isoform X2 → MAEMDSSLSSLINLEDELTCSICLSTFDCPVTTPCGHNFCQDCLLESWKDSDYSCPQCRTLFTTKPELKKNTVLSTVVEAFNVKLSMSEVSPTVEESKAKKEDVIRCDTCMEAEASQTCLTCMASFCEEHLRPHRENPKLSVHQLTEPVGDLLERICSDHHKLMEFFCSQHGRPICSICLQQAHKGCSFISPEEQRNVKETDLRDKLGLLDGKIEKTETVMFQINDMQSKLKDAATNRKTTFAALYQQMRDMLTRVEREAQHEVDHELEIGQAKLRDLMNKLTENAKTMRKAREDIDSLLSQSQTLAFLQASFDLPRVVKFEPHTPRINLDSKKVMANQAFVAALKGHVTEIFNEPVEARLQKLQPELPDPPEQKQHSRSRSPERPPVQPYFQPVPVPVYIGSQGGWNPSQYAHGHAPGSYRGPPFTARQKTNKKSDTSQHSSHKPNKKPPSAPGGSKPSAKGSDCTKKDKPKSQPSSEKKSGHHPKSK, encoded by the exons ATGGCCGAAATGGACAGTAGTCTGAGTTCTCTGATAAATCTGGAGGATGAGCTGACCTGCAGCATCTGTCTGAGTACGTTCGACTGTCCGGTCACCACCCCGTGTGGACACAACTTCTGCCAGGACTGTCTTCTCGAAAGCTGGAAGGACTCAGACTACAGCTGTCCTCAGTGTCGGACCCTCTTCACCACCAAACCGGAGCTGAAGAAGAACACGGTCCTCAGCACCGTCGTGGAGGCCTTCAACGTGAAGTTGAGCATGAGCGAAGTCAGCCCGACTGTAGAGGAGAGCAAAGCCAAGAAAGAGGATGTCATACGCTGTGATACATGTATGGAGGCAGAGGCGTCCCAGACCTGCCTCACCTGCATGGCCTCTTTCTGTGAGGAGCACCTGAGGCCTCACCGGGAAAACCCAAAATTGAGTGTCCACCAGCTGACTGAGCCTGTCGGCGACCTGTTGGAGCGTATCTGCTCGGACCACCACAAGCTGATGGAGTTTTTCTGCAGCCAACATGGCCGACCAATCTGCAGCATCTGCCTCCAGCAAGCCCACAAAGGCTGCTCCTTCATTTCTCCTGAGGAGCAGAGGAACGTGAAGGAG ACTGACCTCAGGGACAAATTGGGTTTGCTGGATGGGAAGATTGAGAAAACGGAGACTGTCATGTTTCAAATCAATGACATGCAGAGCAAGCTCAAG GATGCAGCAACCAACAGGAAGACAACATTCGCAGCTTTGTATCAGCAGATGCGGGATATGTTGACCCGAGTAGAACGAGAGGCCCAACATGAGGTGGACCATGAGCTGGAGATTGGTCAGGCGAAACTTCGGGACCTCATGAATAAGTTAACAGAAAATGCTAAGACAATGAGAAAAGCCAGAGAAGATATCGACAGTCTCCTGAGTCAGTCGCAGACCCTGGCTTTTCTACAG GCTTCATTTGACTTGCCTAGGGTTGTAAAGTTTGAACCTCACACCCCTCGAATCAACCTGGACTCCAAGAAGGTGATGGCAAATCAGGCTTTCGTTGCTGCTCTGAAGGGGCATGTGACAGAGATCTTTAACGAGCCTGTTGAGGCCAGACTACAGAAACTTCAACCAG AGCTACCAGATCCTCCAGAGCAGAAACAACACTCCAGGTCCCGCAGTCCAGAACGTCCACCTGTCCAGCCATACTTCCAGCCAGTTCCTGTACCTGTGTATATAGGGTCACAAGGAGGCTGGAATCCATCCCAGTATGCACATGGCCATGCCCCGGGCTCTTATAGGGGACCTCCATTTACGGCAAGACAAAAGACAA ACAAGAAAAGTGATACCAGTCAGCACTCCTCCCACA aaccAAACAAAAAGCCCCCCAGTGCTCCAGGAGGAAGTAAACCAAGTGCCAAAGGGTCTGACTGCACTAAGAAAGACAAGCCCAAAAGCCAGccttcatcagaaaaaaaatcaggacACCATccaaagtcaaaataa
- the LOC124066438 gene encoding E3 ubiquitin/ISG15 ligase TRIM25-like isoform X1: MAEMDSSLSSLINLEDELTCSICLSTFDCPVTTPCGHNFCQDCLLESWKDSDYSCPQCRTLFTTKPELKKNTVLSTVVEAFNVKLSMSEVSPTVEESKAKKEDVIRCDTCMEAEASQTCLTCMASFCEEHLRPHRENPKLSVHQLTEPVGDLLERICSDHHKLMEFFCSQHGRPICSICLQQAHKGCSFISPEEQRNVKETDLRDKLGLLDGKIEKTETVMFQINDMQSKLKDAATNRKTTFAALYQQMRDMLTRVEREAQHEVDHELEIGQAKLRDLMNKLTENAKTMRKAREDIDSLLSQSQTLAFLQASFDLPRVVKFEPHTPRINLDSKKVMANQAFVAALKGHVTEIFNEPVEARLQKLQPELNTDVASELPDPPEQKQHSRSRSPERPPVQPYFQPVPVPVYIGSQGGWNPSQYAHGHAPGSYRGPPFTARQKTNKKSDTSQHSSHKPNKKPPSAPGGSKPSAKGSDCTKKDKPKSQPSSEKKSGHHPKSK; this comes from the exons ATGGCCGAAATGGACAGTAGTCTGAGTTCTCTGATAAATCTGGAGGATGAGCTGACCTGCAGCATCTGTCTGAGTACGTTCGACTGTCCGGTCACCACCCCGTGTGGACACAACTTCTGCCAGGACTGTCTTCTCGAAAGCTGGAAGGACTCAGACTACAGCTGTCCTCAGTGTCGGACCCTCTTCACCACCAAACCGGAGCTGAAGAAGAACACGGTCCTCAGCACCGTCGTGGAGGCCTTCAACGTGAAGTTGAGCATGAGCGAAGTCAGCCCGACTGTAGAGGAGAGCAAAGCCAAGAAAGAGGATGTCATACGCTGTGATACATGTATGGAGGCAGAGGCGTCCCAGACCTGCCTCACCTGCATGGCCTCTTTCTGTGAGGAGCACCTGAGGCCTCACCGGGAAAACCCAAAATTGAGTGTCCACCAGCTGACTGAGCCTGTCGGCGACCTGTTGGAGCGTATCTGCTCGGACCACCACAAGCTGATGGAGTTTTTCTGCAGCCAACATGGCCGACCAATCTGCAGCATCTGCCTCCAGCAAGCCCACAAAGGCTGCTCCTTCATTTCTCCTGAGGAGCAGAGGAACGTGAAGGAG ACTGACCTCAGGGACAAATTGGGTTTGCTGGATGGGAAGATTGAGAAAACGGAGACTGTCATGTTTCAAATCAATGACATGCAGAGCAAGCTCAAG GATGCAGCAACCAACAGGAAGACAACATTCGCAGCTTTGTATCAGCAGATGCGGGATATGTTGACCCGAGTAGAACGAGAGGCCCAACATGAGGTGGACCATGAGCTGGAGATTGGTCAGGCGAAACTTCGGGACCTCATGAATAAGTTAACAGAAAATGCTAAGACAATGAGAAAAGCCAGAGAAGATATCGACAGTCTCCTGAGTCAGTCGCAGACCCTGGCTTTTCTACAG GCTTCATTTGACTTGCCTAGGGTTGTAAAGTTTGAACCTCACACCCCTCGAATCAACCTGGACTCCAAGAAGGTGATGGCAAATCAGGCTTTCGTTGCTGCTCTGAAGGGGCATGTGACAGAGATCTTTAACGAGCCTGTTGAGGCCAGACTACAGAAACTTCAACCAG AACTTAACACTGACGTTGCGTCTG AGCTACCAGATCCTCCAGAGCAGAAACAACACTCCAGGTCCCGCAGTCCAGAACGTCCACCTGTCCAGCCATACTTCCAGCCAGTTCCTGTACCTGTGTATATAGGGTCACAAGGAGGCTGGAATCCATCCCAGTATGCACATGGCCATGCCCCGGGCTCTTATAGGGGACCTCCATTTACGGCAAGACAAAAGACAA ACAAGAAAAGTGATACCAGTCAGCACTCCTCCCACA aaccAAACAAAAAGCCCCCCAGTGCTCCAGGAGGAAGTAAACCAAGTGCCAAAGGGTCTGACTGCACTAAGAAAGACAAGCCCAAAAGCCAGccttcatcagaaaaaaaatcaggacACCATccaaagtcaaaataa